A region from the Desulfomarina profundi genome encodes:
- a CDS encoding diguanylate cyclase domain-containing protein, whose amino-acid sequence MMEKLRSPQTQASFLPIRELSPGIFSSPGNEEILLIGSQRRFNTSLQHLLEASGFACKSAEGREEIISLLATQNFPLIILDLDVMENGHSQIVEKIKRLNRKGKLIFLSRDCTLEKVLWGLRQGVDDFFKTPYSPDQLLASVEKILRQTGRTKPVVQQSRADLLKSEILHRYMVNNSPDIIYLLDQQGKIAFINRQAQALLGLPANDFIGRHYSRLVYPEDMEKVRFALSERRTGKRASRDIELRLVRWGNDKHPVVEVELFSTGVYKGGSQFPQNVFLGTYGVLRDVSRRKKLEKQFYHQLYHDSLTNLPNRSLFQDRLRLAISQARRNHEKLAVMFLDIDGFKDINDTFGHRYGDQLLQSFSSRLRSCLREGDTLARIAGDEFTILLPGIQGHKDSGKVAAKILAEFNVPFRLTDQEVKIGVSIGIALFPEHGNLEEELLQRADWAMYFVKHNGKNNFHYYEKTARTRNRVFSARQANP is encoded by the coding sequence ATGATGGAAAAGTTACGATCGCCACAGACACAGGCATCATTTCTTCCGATACGGGAATTATCGCCTGGAATTTTTTCCTCTCCAGGGAATGAGGAAATCTTGCTGATAGGGAGTCAGCGGCGTTTCAATACCAGCCTTCAGCACCTGCTTGAGGCCTCAGGATTTGCCTGTAAGAGTGCAGAAGGTAGAGAAGAAATCATCAGCCTGCTGGCAACTCAAAACTTCCCATTGATCATTCTTGATCTGGATGTCATGGAAAATGGCCACTCGCAGATCGTTGAGAAAATCAAAAGACTGAACAGAAAAGGCAAACTTATCTTTCTGAGCAGGGACTGTACTCTCGAGAAAGTTCTCTGGGGACTGAGGCAGGGTGTGGATGACTTTTTCAAAACGCCCTATTCTCCCGATCAACTGCTTGCATCTGTAGAGAAAATACTTCGCCAAACAGGACGAACGAAGCCAGTGGTACAGCAGAGCCGTGCAGATCTGTTGAAATCTGAGATCCTCCATCGATATATGGTGAACAATTCACCCGATATCATCTATCTCCTGGATCAGCAGGGGAAAATCGCCTTTATTAACCGTCAGGCCCAGGCGCTTCTCGGTCTTCCGGCGAATGATTTCATTGGCCGCCATTATAGCAGACTTGTTTATCCTGAAGATATGGAAAAGGTGCGCTTTGCACTCAGTGAGCGGAGAACAGGGAAACGGGCTTCGCGGGATATCGAATTACGTCTGGTACGCTGGGGCAATGATAAACATCCTGTAGTCGAGGTTGAGCTTTTTTCGACCGGAGTATACAAAGGCGGCTCTCAGTTCCCCCAAAATGTTTTTTTGGGAACATATGGTGTATTACGTGATGTTTCCCGGCGGAAAAAACTGGAAAAACAGTTTTATCACCAGCTCTACCATGACAGCCTGACCAATCTGCCTAATCGCAGCTTGTTTCAGGATCGTCTCAGGCTTGCCATCAGTCAGGCCAGAAGAAACCACGAGAAACTTGCGGTTATGTTTCTTGACATAGATGGTTTCAAGGATATTAACGATACATTCGGGCATCGGTATGGTGACCAGCTTCTCCAGTCGTTCAGCTCGCGGCTGAGGTCCTGCCTGCGGGAGGGGGATACCCTGGCCAGGATCGCCGGGGATGAATTTACCATTCTGCTTCCGGGGATCCAGGGGCATAAAGACAGTGGGAAGGTTGCTGCAAAGATTCTTGCAGAATTCAACGTGCCTTTCCGGCTTACGGATCAGGAAGTGAAGATTGGAGTAAGTATCGGTATTGCCCTGTTTCCTGAACACGGCAACCTTGAAGAGGAGCTTTTGCAAAGGGCTGACTGGGCCATGTATTTTGTGAAACATAACGGAAAGAATAATTTTCACTATTACGAAAAAACTGCCCGTACGCGAAACAGGGTTTTTTCAGCCCGCCAGGCAAACCCGTAA